The Manihot esculenta cultivar AM560-2 chromosome 11, M.esculenta_v8, whole genome shotgun sequence genome includes a region encoding these proteins:
- the LOC110625890 gene encoding (+)-neomenthol dehydrogenase, translating into MDSDGKQSPEKYAVVTGANKGIGLETVRQLASQGVTVVLTARDEKRGMNATSSLHKMGLTNVVFHQLDVLDPLSIESLANFIRERFGRLDVLVNNAGASGVVVDEERLRALNIDPETWLSGNAINMIQEVIKTTYEKAEECLNTNYFGVRRLTEALLPLLLLSTSGARIVNVSSLRGELRRIRSEELRNELSDIETLTEEKLEAMLKRFLNDLKENTLEAGGWSLMLPSYSISKATLNAYTRFLAKRYPNMLINCVHPGYVNTDLNWHTGPLPVEEGAKGPVKCALLPNGGPTGCYFDQTVVAEF; encoded by the exons ATGGATTCCGATGGAAAGCAATCACCAGAGAA GTATGCGGTTGTTACTGGAGCAAACAAGGGCATTGGCCTTGAGACAGTGAGGCAGCTAGCTTCTCAAGGCGTGACAGTGGTGCTGACGGCTAGAGATGAGAAGAGAGGGATGAATGCAACATCTTCTCTGCATAAAATGGGTTTAacaaatgttgtttttcatcaACTTGATGTTTTGGACCCACTTAGTATTGAGTCTTTGGCTAACTTCATCAGAGAGAGATTTGGAAGGCTTGACGTCTTG GTTAACAATGCTGGAGCTTCTGGagttgtggttgatgaggaacGCCTAAGGGCCTTAAACATAGATCCTGAAACATGG CTTTCAGGCAATGCAATTAACATGATCCAAGAGGTGATTAAAACAACTTACGAGAAGGCAGAAGAATGCTTGAACACCAATTACTTTGGTGTCAGAAGATTAACAGAGGCTCTCCTTCCACTTCTTCTGCTTTCCACTTCAGGGGCCAGGATAGTTAATGTCTCCTCACTCAGGGGTGAGCTAAGA AGAATTCGAAGTGAAGAACTCAGAAATGAACTTAGTGATATAGAGACACTAACTGAAGAGAAACTTGAAGCAATGTTAAAGAGATTTTTGAATGACTTGAAAGAGAATACACTTGAAGCTGGTGGATGGTCATTAATGCTACCATCATATAGCATCTCTAAGGCCACCCTTAATGCCTACACTAGATTTCTTGCCAAGAGGTATCCTAATATGCTCATAAACTGTGTTCATCCTGGTTATGTCAACACTGATCTCAACTGGCACACTGGACCATTGCCTGTTGAAGAGGGAGCTAAAGGTCCTGTTAAGTGTGCTCTTTTACCAAATGGAGGTCCTACTGGTTGCTATTTTGATCA